The Oncorhynchus tshawytscha isolate Ot180627B unplaced genomic scaffold, Otsh_v2.0 Un_contig_1758_pilon_pilon, whole genome shotgun sequence region CCTGAACAGGGGTACAGCCTGCGCCACAGTCCGCTAAACCCACCTCAGACCCAGGCCCACATCCAGCACCAGAGTCAGTATCCTGCCCAAGCGCAAGCCCAGTACCAGGCTGTGTGTGACCCATATGACTCTCGGGTTAGCTGCCTCTCATCTGGCCTCCCCGACCCTTACGCCCTCCTGCCCAGCCCTGAACCCAGCATGAGTCCCCGCCCCCACCACCGCCGACCACGTCCAGTGTCCACTGGTAACATCCTGATCTCCTTCCCCATTGGCACGGCCGACCTCATCCCCAGAGGGCTAGTGGGGAGGCACCAGGAGAGCACTGTTGTCATGGCGACAGGGGTGATGAGGTCACCGGAACGGGGGTCAGGCGTCAGTGACGGTAGTAGTTGTCGTGGCAGCCAGTGTGGCACCAGCCCGGTCCAGGAGAAGAGCTGCAGCCCAGTCAGTACCTCCGGAACTGGTTCACATGGGCATCATGACATCATCAGCTCTGGGTTTCGCCGGCGCTGCCACACCCTAGACAGCCAGCTCCACTCCTCCCATTCTGCCTCAGGACCTGGCATGGGCCACAGCCAGGAGAGGCTCCCGCGCTTCATGGGGGGAGTGCCTCGTTTGGCCCCGAGCCGTAGGAGCCCCGCGGTCCCCCTGAATCAGTCCTATGAGGTGGAAAACCCCTCGGCAACGCTGCTAAGGCCCCACGTGAGAcccttgacccctgacctctctcctTGCCAGATGAGGCTGGATCCTGAGGGGCCTCAGTGGCCCCATGATGGACGGATCACACCCAGCTCTTCCCTAGAGGAGCAGGACAGtaagacaggtgagagagagagatcgttgTAACGTAGTGTGTATGATATAAGAGAGTGTTATGAAGAAAACTCAGTCTGTACTGAGTACTCTGTGATTAATTTGTCTTGAATGTAAAGTCCACTACTTTTCGTGCAATCATTGaaaataattgtgtgtgtgtgtgcgttcatgcatgtgtgtgtgtggtatgtgcaCTTGTATGTGTACGACTGGCCGTGCGTTTATGTGTctttttttgttgtgtgtgtgtttcagaggagACCCAGCGACATGTGAGTGCTCTGGAGGAGATGCAGAGGCGTCTGGAGGAGGAGCATGCCCTGCAGATGTCTCTTCTCATGGCTGAACAGAAGAGAGAACAACAGCGCCTTTGTCAGGTCAGGACATGGAACCATAGCATGTTGACCCTGCTCAATGTATCAAAAGCCACATTTGTCACTATTCTTCCACAACTATCAGCATTCCTTCCTAGTTTgtgatattatatacagtatagtgtttGCAGACAATGTCACACAGATAATTGAActttaaagctacagtctgggatTTGGGAAGCTGTTTCATGGATGTCATGGtctgtcagtccttgcatctagaGCTCTGTGTAGTATGAATTTGAGAGGGGTTACATGTCCCTAGCCCCACCCCTCAGCTGTATACCAAAACAAGTGTTTTTGAATCCCAGAATGTGGCTTTAAGGTCCATAAGTTTGAATATCTTAGCATTTGCAAAGTGTTTTGTTTGGCTGCTGTAGAGAAGTGACTGTTCAATCCTCAATACTACACATCCGTCACGGGACAacgctcctgtgtgtgtgtgtgtgtgtgtgtgtgtgtgtgtgtgtgtgtgtgtttctctgtgtctttaTTAGGAGCTGGATGAGAAGGGGAAGAGGCTGAGAGAGCAGGGGTGTGGCCGGCTCCTGAGTGGGGACGGTGGACTCAGCCCTTCCTGCcctagccttagccccacccTGAGTGCTACTGATAGGTCACCTAGACACAGTGTACACAGCATGGGTAGGTGGACTGTGGCATGGAAGaataactcacacacacaaaccaatacCTTGGTAGATGTCATTGGGTTGAAGCATGGGGAAATATTACTATTTTTTCTATTACTATTTGAAATAGGGAGGTGCTTTACAAAACCCTTACGGCATTTTCGTTTTTTACCTCTCCTCAGCTTGTACATTTCTTTTGTCTTTTAATTCTCATCTTCATATTGTATTTGATTTTTTATGTGCAAATTCATCAATAAAATACAGACCTAACTGTTGACACAATAAATACATATACTGCAACAATGGTTCTCCTGTAGGTCTCAGAAATGTAAAGCCATCTTGGTAACGTGAGTTGTTTATTGCCTATTTACCTGTTTCTGTGTGAATGTAATGTGTAAaaggtttctttctctctctctctctctctctctctctctctctctctctctctctctctctctctctccaggtttctcctctccactgagctccagtgctccctctccctccatgcagCCTCCTGTCTACCTGTGGGGGCCCACCTGGGGGGCCAGCAAGCCCCGGGGAAGGCCCAGTCaggtgcttgtgtgtttgtgtatatgcgtgtgcttctacatacagtatatgtgtgtggttTCCAACTGTTGGTGCTACCTCTTGTGTCTCCATTTCCAGAATCATGTTCGATGGATATGTGTGTTTCACTGTTTTATCATACAATATATTTAATGTAATACAATCTTCTCTTGACTGAGTGTAAGTTGATTTCCATGTGTCTATTCCTTACTATGCTACTGGTCCTCACTCAGGTTGTGACAGTTGAACAGCAGAGGGCGCTGTGTCGTCTGGGAGCCATCAGTTGTGGGTTCCTCACCCGCAGACTGCTCCAGACAGAGAAGGTGAAACAGCTGCGCCAGACCATTCAGGTGAGAGCACTCTTATATctgcacacagaaacacacacgtatacacagtGTAGATGTATATACTACTATACAGTGTAGGTATGTAGGGGAATAGAAACTGAATCATAATGGAACTGAAACACAGTCATATTGGACTTTGACTGATTTAAAGATGATCACCTTTATTAATTAATAATTTCAATGGTTTGGTTTTAGGACACACAAGAGTTCATCTGCTCGTTCCAGACTGAAGCTCCACAGAAGAGAGGATCCATCTCAGCACAGGACCTGTCTCTGCAGGAGAGAGTCAGGGCACAGGtaacactcagagagagagagagagagacaaatacacacacacacacacacacacacacagaaagtggAACCGGATGACTACGAGTATTGATTATATTGTATGTGTGTCCCCTCCTTCAGTTGCGTGCGGCTCGATATGACATCCATGACATCTTCTTTGAGATGCCCCTGGAGGAGAGGCTGGCTCTGCTGCAGCTGGACAGAGAGGTCCGCACAGAGAAGAAGCTACGAGAAATGGTAACCTGACTGGACATTTCACCTTTCAATCACAGACTTGGACCAACCACAACACACTGAGCGGGACTTTTAACTGTCAGTCACACAAATAGGCCAATCATAACAGAAGGACTTAAACTTTGTCACTCTCACAGTAATAAATCACAAAAACAAGTGTAAAGTCCCTTAGAAAAGTGACCTTAGATAAAACATTATTTAACTTTTTAAAGCAGAGCCTAGCTTGACCCTAAGGCCGCAGCTTGGAGACAAATGaagtttatttccaaaacgctatatccacaatttttcacatttgtgttttttcaccACAAATGATAACTTTTAGGTACCTTCACAATTTTTAATTCATAGATTTTAAGTGTGtattaaaattattttttttgcaaaatactatacactatatatccattgtttaatTGTTTAACTGGAATGCAATGTTCgtatactgtatatttgactgtgactagctatcttaagatgaaggcactaactgtaagtcactctggataagagcatctgctaaatgacgaaaatgtcaaatgtaaatgctttacatacagatctcataaatgtttttaaatttggatgtcacaaatgtatcacttgtacagttctttataaaaaaaaatatatttgttacATTTGGTTGTGTATAATCTAGCAGTATTCATTATCTGAGAGTAAGGcggatattattttatttaaccaagtaatttaagaacaaattcttatttacaatgacggcctaggaacagcgggttaactgccttgttcaggggcagaatgacagattttactttgtcagctcagggattcgatctagcaacctttcggttactagtccaacgctctaaccactaggcttcctgcctcttaccactgggctacctgcctctaaccactaggctacgtgcctcttaccactgggctacctgtctctaaccactaggcttcatgtctctaaccactaggctacctgtctcttaccactgggctacctgtctctataaccactaggctacctgtctcttaccactgggctacctgtctctataaccactaggcttcctgcctcttaccactgggctacctgtctctaaccactaggcttcatgtctctaaccactaggctacctgtctctaaccactaggctacgtgtctcttaccactaggctacctgtctctaaccactaggcttcatgtctctaaccactaggctacgtgtctctataaccactaggctacgtgtctcttaccactgggctacctgtctctataaccactaggcttcctgcctcttaccactgggctacctgtctctaaccactaggcttcatgtctctaaccactaggctacgtgtctcttaccactaggctacgtgtctctaaccactaggcttcatgtctctaaccactaggctacgtgtctcttaccactaggctacctgcctctaaccactaggcttcatgtctctaaccactaggctacgtgcctctataaccactaggctacctgcctctaaccactaggctacatgtctctaaccactaggctacctgtctctaaccactaggttacctgtctctaaccactaggctacctgcctctaaccactaggctacgtgcctctataaccactaggctacctgcctctaaccactaggctacctgcctctaaccactaggctacgtgcctctataaccactaggctacctgcctctaaccactaggctacatgtctctaaccactaggctacgtgtctcttaccactaggctacctgtctctataaccactaggctacctgcctctaaccactaggctacctgcctctaaccactaggcttcctgcctcttaccactgggctacctgtctctaaccactaggctacgtgtctcttaccactaggctacctgcctctaaccactaggcttcatgtctctaaccactaggctacgtgcctctaaccactaggcttcctgcctcttaccactaggcttcctgcctctaaccactaggctacgtgcctctataaccactaggctacctgcctctaaccactaggctacgtgcctctataaccactaggctacctgcctctaaccactaggctacatgtctctaaccactaggctacctgtctctaaccactaggttacctgtctctaaccactaggctacctgcctctaaccactaggctacgtgcctctataaccactaggctacctgcctctaaccactaggctacctgcctctaaccactaggctacgtgcctctataaccactaggctacctgcctctaaccactaggctacatgtctctaaccactaggctacctgtctctaaccactaggttacctgtctctaaccactaggctgcctgtctctaaccactaggctaccagtctctaaccactaggctacctgcctctaaccactaggttacctgtctctaaccactagactacatgtctctaaccactaggccacatgtctctaaccactaggctatgtgcctctaaccactaggcttcctgcctctaaccactaggctacgtgcctctaaccactaggcttcctgcctcttaccactaggcttcctgcctctaaccactaggctacgtgcctctataaccactaggctacctgcctctaaccactaggctacgtgcctctataaccactaggctacctgcctctaaccactaggctacatgtctctaaccactaggctacctgtctctaaccactaggttacctgtctctaaccactaggctacctgcctctaaccactaggctacgtgcctctataaccactaggctacctgcctctaaccactaggctacctgcctctaaccactaggctacgtgcctctataaccactaggctacctgcctctaaccactaggctacatgtctctaaccactaggctacctgtctctaaccactaggttacctgtctctaaccactatgctgcctgtctctaaccactaggctaccagtctctaaccactaggctacctgcctctaaccactaggttacctgtctctaaccactagactacatgtctctaaccactaggccacatgtctctaaccactaggctacatgtctctaaccacaaggctacctgcctctaaccactaggctacatgtctctaaccactaggttacctgtctctaaccactaggctacctgcctctaaccactaggctacctgtctctaaccactaggttacctgtctctaaccactaggctacctgtctctaaccactaggctacctgtctctaaccactaggctacctgtctctaaccactaggctacctgtctctaaccactaggctacctgtctctaaccactaggctacctgtctctaaccactaggctacctgccaccccaaatagtGTTTTGAAAAAACCCACATTATTATTTGTCTCTGAAATGAAACGATCCAGTGAGATTTCAAACAAATAACACGTCTGTCATTaaatgccatgattagatagcgaataaacacaccaatctctttcagaatttctttaaacaataaacATTTCTCAAAATGGATGTGTAGCATTTTGGAAAGAAAATCTTCAAATGAAAACGTCTGATTTCATCAATCGTTCATTTGAATGATTTCATCATTAATTTCATCAAAAGTAGAGATTAGTTAAACTTTTGATGGATAAAAATATACGCAAAAGACGCTCCTTCCTCTCGGTTGTCCGTCAACGTATGAGCTGCATGGAAAAACCTTGATTCATCTGTCACACAATCTCTGTCTGACCCTGGCCTAATACTTACTGACCCTGGCCTAATACTTACTGACCCTGGCCTAATACTTACTGACCCTGGCCTAATACTTACTTACCCTGGCCTAATACTTACTGACCCTGGCCTAATACTTACTGACCCTGGCCTAATACTTACGGACCCTGGCCTAATACTTACTGACCCTGGCCTATTACTTACTGACCCTGGCCTAATACTTACTGACCCTGGCCTAAACATACTGACCCTGGCCTAATACTTACTGACCCTGGCCTAATACTTACTGACCCTGGCCTAATACATACTGACCCTATCCTAATACATACTTACCCTGGCCTAATACTTACTGACCCTGGCCTAATACTTACGGACCCTGGCCTAATGACCCTACTGACCCTGGCCTAATACTTACTGACCCTGGCCCTACTGACCCTGGCCTAATACATACTGACCCTGGCCTAATACTTACTGACCCTGGCCTAATACTTACTGACCCTGGCCTAATACTTACTGACCCTGGCCTAAAACATACTGACCCTGGCCTAAAACATACTGACCCTGGCCTAATACTTACTGACCCTGGCCTAATACTTACTGACCCTGGCCTAATACATACTGACCCTGGCCTAATACTTACTGACCCTGGCCTAAAACATACTTACCCTGGCCTAAAACTTACTGACCCTGGCCTAAAACATACTGACCCTGGCCTAAAACTTACTGACCCTGGCCTAAAACATACTGACCCTGGCCTAAAACATACTGACCCTGGCTAAAAACATACTGACCCTGGCTAAAAACATACTGACCCTGGCCTAGAACATACTGACCCTGGCCTAAAACATACTAACCCTGGCTAAAAACATGTTTACCCTGGCCTAAAACTTACTGACCCTGCTCTAAAACATACTGACCCTGGCCTAAAACATACTCACACTGGCCTAAAACATACTGACCCTGGCCTAAAACATACTAACCCTGGCTAAAAACATACTGACCCTGGCCTAAAACATACTAACCCTGGCTAAAAACATACTGACCCTGGCCTAAAACATACTAACCCTGGCTAAAAACATACTAACCCTGGCTAAAAACATACTGACCCTGGCTAAACATACTAACCCTGGCTAAAAACATACTAACCCTGGCTAAAAACATACTAACCCTGGCCTAAAACATACTAACCCTGGCTAAAAACATGTTTACCCTGGCCTAAAACTTACTGACCCTGGCCTAATACATACTGACCCTGGCCTAAAACATACTGACCCTGGCCTAAAACATACTAACCCTGGCTAAAAACATACTAACCCTGCCCTAAAACATACTAACCCTGGCTAAAAACATGTTTACCCTGGCCTAAAACTTACTGACCCTGGCCTAAAACTTACTGACCCTGGCCTAAAACATACTGACCCTGGCCTAAAACTTACTGACCCTGGCCTAAAACATACAGACCCTGGCTAAAAACATATTGACCCTGGCCTAAAACATACTAACCCAGGCTAAAAACATACTGTTGATGATTCTGATGTGTAACTGTATCTGACAAtctgctggctgtgtgtgtgtgtgtctgtgcgtgtggtCGATAGGAGAAAGCCAGGAGTCCTAATgacagagtgctgtctgctgccaCACAGAGGTCACTGGACAGGAAGAAGAGGTGAGGGGGTTGAGTCCTGTGGGACTGGTTAGATGATGGATCTGTAATCAAACCAGATGCCTTATTCAGATTTGTACCAGGAGATCAGACTATGATAGCATATCACAAATATATTTATTTGGCTGACATTATTGAGATAAAAGCATAATTATTCTGATGTGAATGGTTCTGTTCTCTCAGGGTGGGTGAGTCTCCAGGACAAGCCAGGAAAGTACAGAAGAAGCCAAAGAGCCCTCCCACTAACAGGTACAGAACAGTGCTGCCCCCTACTGACTGCACATACGTGTCTCTTACTGTCTCCTATACTTCACATCTCTTACTGTCTCCTATACTTCACATCTCTTTACTGTCTCCTATACTtcacattgagtggctgctgccaacacactgactcaactccagacactttaataatgggaattgatgggaaattatgtaaaatatatcactagccactttaaacaatgctaccttatataatgttacttaccctacattattcatctcatatgtatacgtatatactgtactctatatcatctactgcatccttatgtaatacatgtatcactagccactttaactatgccactttgtttacatactcatctcatatgtatatactgtactcgataccatctactgtatcttgcctaagctgctctgtaccatcactcattcatatatctttatgtacatattctttatccccttacactgtgtataagacagtagtttttttttggaattgttagttagattacttgttggattattactgcattgtcggaactagaagcacaagcatttcgctacactcgcattaacatctgctaaccatgtgtatgtgacaaataaaatttgatttgatttgatctgatctCTGACTGTCTCCTATACTTCACATCTCTTACTGTCTCCTATACTTCACATATCTTACTGTCTCCTATACATCACATATCTTACTGTCTCCTATATGTCACATCTCTTACTGTCTCCTATACTTCACATCTCTTACTGTCTCCTATACTTCACATCTCTTACTGTCTCCTATACTTCACATATCTTACTGTCTCCTATACATCACATATCTTACTGTCTCCTATATGTCACATCTCTTACTGTCTCCTATACTTCACATCTCTTACTGTCTCCTATACTTAACATATCTTACTGTCTCCTATATGTCACATCTCTTACTGTCTCCTATACTTCACATCTCTTTACTGTCTCCTATACATCACATATCTTACTGTCTCCTATATGTCACATCTCTTACTGTCTCCTATACTTCACATCTCTTACTTTCTTTCtatattaaaaaaaaactgtacaTATGAAATGGTTATCCTCCAGATAGGGGAAAGTGTTTTCGGTGTCAGTACAGGTCAGTGGTACACTATCTATCTGCCCTTTCTGTATTTCTcacctcatcactctctctccccctcaggatCCTGAAGCCAAGTCAGGGTCAGAATGCCCCTGTCCCAGGTCAGCTAAACCGACAGGGGTGAGTACAGTCTCCAACATTTCTCTACTTCTCCCCCTATTTCTCTGCCCTTCTTCTTTAATTCCTTAACgcatacaaaataaaaaatacaactaTAATTTATAATGAATAAAAatcaccccatctctcccctctctctgtctgtcaatctaAGTCTGTCTGTCAGGAGCTGGTACAGAAATACCCCGGAGGACAGAGTGAGGCGCTCAGACAGCCTGAAGAAGCATAACTCCCTGGGCTAACTGATtcctccctcagtccctctaTGACCCCTCACTccctgacccttgacctctgAGCCTTCTATCGGCCCCATGTTCCACTATGGTTCGACCACCACCAATGCTACTAGTCTCTCTAAcctccctctgacctccctctAACCTCCCTCTGAAGGTTCAGTCCAGTGCTCTCTGCCCATCGAACACCCTACCAAATGTATTGTTACTATAGTTACATAGATTTTCTACTATTACAAACTTATAAACAGTTCATGTATCCCTTAGGTGTGAATGCTGCTGTGCACTCT contains the following coding sequences:
- the LOC112262542 gene encoding centriolar coiled-coil protein of 110 kDa isoform X2; protein product: MEPKMFFKWLSYSVTRSGTGEPKSRLRRGDWDEVTKLSVEQRSEMSQYRQRAAQLEVDRQALRSSSLLARVQDILDSAQVDKVPEMEGKMDLPTPPYCLSPKPETVNGYTLVTDSPGLPRGGGVVGLHITDRPTTPPPESPIVLNGYRAEEREKQVEEERWEVEEEMRRGEEEIGGGQDVSFQSLLRRSREYVEREQAQRGSKVIGRVTSTTPSAESLSDKENESRSPLGEMKPEQGYSLRHSPLNPPQTQAHIQHQSQYPAQAQAQYQAVCDPYDSRVSCLSSGLPDPYALLPSPEPSMSPRPHHRRPRPVSTGNILISFPIGTADLIPRGLVGRHQESTVVMATGVMRSPERGSGVSDGSSCRGSQCGTSPVQEKSCSPVSTSGTGSHGHHDIISSGFRRRCHTLDSQLHSSHSASGPGMGHSQERLPRFMGGVPRLAPSRRSPAVPLNQSYEVENPSATLLRPHVRPLTPDLSPCQMRLDPEGPQWPHDGRITPSSSLEEQDSKTEETQRHVSALEEMQRRLEEEHALQMSLLMAEQKREQQRLCQELDEKGKRLREQGCGRLLSGDGGLSPSCPSLSPTLSATDRSPRHSVHSMGFSSPLSSSAPSPSMQPPVYLWGPTWGASKPRGRPSQVVTVEQQRALCRLGAISCGFLTRRLLQTEKVKQLRQTIQDTQEFICSFQTEAPQKRGSISAQDLSLQERVRAQLRAARYDIHDIFFEMPLEERLALLQLDREVRTEKKLREMEKARSPNDRVLSAATQRSLDRKKRVGESPGQARKVQKKPKSPPTNRILKPSQGQNAPVPGQLNRQGLSVRSWYRNTPEDRVRRSDSLKKHNSLG
- the LOC112262542 gene encoding centriolar coiled-coil protein of 110 kDa isoform X1; amino-acid sequence: MESYEDFCLRSLARLQTESQGKSQGQQTGCEPTGPVEALSFIHFHGRAVLSPLLSVEQRSEMSQYRQRAAQLEVDRQALRSSSLLARVQDILDSAQVDKVPEMEGKMDLPTPPYCLSPKPETVNGYTLVTDSPGLPRGGGVVGLHITDRPTTPPPESPIVLNGYRAEEREKQVEEERWEVEEEMRRGEEEIGGGQDVSFQSLLRRSREYVEREQAQRGSKVIGRVTSTTPSAESLSDKENESRSPLGEMKPEQGYSLRHSPLNPPQTQAHIQHQSQYPAQAQAQYQAVCDPYDSRVSCLSSGLPDPYALLPSPEPSMSPRPHHRRPRPVSTGNILISFPIGTADLIPRGLVGRHQESTVVMATGVMRSPERGSGVSDGSSCRGSQCGTSPVQEKSCSPVSTSGTGSHGHHDIISSGFRRRCHTLDSQLHSSHSASGPGMGHSQERLPRFMGGVPRLAPSRRSPAVPLNQSYEVENPSATLLRPHVRPLTPDLSPCQMRLDPEGPQWPHDGRITPSSSLEEQDSKTEETQRHVSALEEMQRRLEEEHALQMSLLMAEQKREQQRLCQELDEKGKRLREQGCGRLLSGDGGLSPSCPSLSPTLSATDRSPRHSVHSMGFSSPLSSSAPSPSMQPPVYLWGPTWGASKPRGRPSQVVTVEQQRALCRLGAISCGFLTRRLLQTEKVKQLRQTIQDTQEFICSFQTEAPQKRGSISAQDLSLQERVRAQLRAARYDIHDIFFEMPLEERLALLQLDREVRTEKKLREMEKARSPNDRVLSAATQRSLDRKKRVGESPGQARKVQKKPKSPPTNRILKPSQGQNAPVPGQLNRQGLSVRSWYRNTPEDRVRRSDSLKKHNSLG